A region from the Etheostoma spectabile isolate EspeVRDwgs_2016 chromosome 9, UIUC_Espe_1.0, whole genome shotgun sequence genome encodes:
- the LOC116694931 gene encoding histone H2A deubiquitinase MYSM1 isoform X2, which translates to MEDEVDVDIEGDEFESSTSELNGGCLGQEQFIQSAWKSSAGILPWELDSSISPENREVIERMLLEEQYYLTGEGIPNNIWESDATNEPKVKKSPAKTSASASGSSSRWSKQEKELFEEGLAQFGRRWTKIAKLVGSRSVMQVKSYARQYFKHKAKSEPRAAAPSAGPALHLQPPQPTSSRASSLTNTVRIEKLSDDENEEVDITDDLSDDGDGDAEPQAVLKAEFCEPEQLAGTEIQADTEEQNEAGLTETRDQPSHTSLFPQSPQSSSPLPSLEKTSVTGLDEKSNKRASKDFQAWAQTDSEQMTDENGGQSSQFDSSAQTGPQEEACSNGSDTADNTEQSAADRPEEDQEEEEEEEELKPPEQEIEMDMETTTEDEKQAIPEFFEGRPSKTPERYLRIRNYILDQWMKSKPKYLNKTSVRPGLKNCGDVNCIGRIHTYLELIGAINFNCEQAVYNRPKVVDRSKHKEGKDAYEAYQLAQRLQSMRTRKRRVRDIWGNWRDSKDLEGQTYEHLSAEEVALRREELKKQPKPCKISRLRGSIDPFQLIPCRSFGEDVQEPFQVIVCAETLLIMDMHAHVSRGEVIGLLGGTFSEEERVLKICAAEPCNSVSTGLQCEMDPVSQTQACDVLSLLGFSVVGWYHSHPTFHPNPSVRDINTQDQFQSYFSRGGAPFIGMIVSPYDPANPSPHSQTTCLLVKESQEPSGPQKLPYRFDFLSSQDIPDWEQMLRRAQWIIHKYSQTPGSVQMERLFRKDSHLTYLEKMLSSLARYLEPLPDEEGDPFLTQIQALFQSDFIAKQEEGDSFILSRPEVSDDFAFDQLISEDRPQEGGRDSDPDSGRASDSSAQPTDTNSDTHSSTVLHLGSVLSTEHDYLL; encoded by the exons ATGGAGGACGAGGTGGATGTTGACATCGAAGGAGACGAGTTTGAAAGCAGTACTAG TGAGCTGAATGGAGGATGTTTAGGCCAGGAGCAGTTCATACAGTCCGCGTGGAAAAGCAGCGCAGGCATACTG CCATGGGAGCTGGACAGCTCCATCAGCCCAGAGAACAGGGAGGTGATCGAGAGGATGCTGCTGGAGGAACA ATACTACCTGACAGGTGAGGGGATTCCTAACAATATTTGGGAAAGTGATGCGACCAACGAGCCCAAAGTGAAGAA GTCTCCAGCCAAGACGTCTGCCTCTGCCTCAGGCTCCTCTTCTCGTTGGTCCAAACAGGAGAAAGAACTGTTTGAGGAAGGACTG gCTCAGTTTGGCCGAAGGTGGACTAAGATTGCCAAGTTGGTGGGTAGCCGTTCCGTTATGCAGGTCAAGAGCTATGCCAGGCAGTATTTTAAACATAAG gctaAATCAGAACCCAGAGCTGCAGCTCCCTCTGCAGGACCTGCGCTGCACTTACAACCCCCTCAGCCCACCTCCAGTCGTGCATCCTCTCTGACAAACACTGTCCGCATAGAGAAGCTTTCTGATGACGAGAATGAGGAGGTAGACATCACTGATGACCTGAGCGATGACGGAGACGGCGATGCTGAGCCGCAGGCTGTTCTCAAGGCTGAGTTCTGCGAGCCCGAGCAGCTAGCAGGCACGGAGATCCAGGCAGACACAGAGGAGCAGAACGAGGCAGGTCTGACAGAGACAAGGGACCAGCCCAGCCACACCTCGCTGTTTCCACAAAGTCCCCAATCCTCATCTCCCCTACCTTCTTTAGAGAAGACCAGTGTGACTGGGCTGGACGAGAAAAGCAACAAGAGAGCATCAAAAGACTTTCAAGCATGGGCTCAGACGGACTCGGAGCAAATGACAGATGAAAATGGAGGCCAGAGCTCCCAGTTTGATAGCTCAGCACAGACTGGTCCACAGGAAGAGGCCTGTAGCAATGGCTCAG ATACTGCTGATAACACTGAGCAGAGTGCAGCTGATAGACCAGAAGAAGaccaagag gaagaagaagaggaggaggagcttaAGCCCCCTGAACAGGAAATAGAGATGGACATGGAGACCACCACTGAGGATGAGAAACAAGCTATCCCAGAGTTCTTTGAGGGACGACCATCCAAGACTCCTGAAAGATACCTTAGGATCCGAAACTACATCCTGGACCAATG GATGAAGAGCAAGCCCAAGTACCTCAACAAGACGTCAGTCCGCCCTGGACTGAAGAACTGCGGGGACGTCAACTGCATTGGGAGGATTCACACCTACCTGGAGCTTATTGGAGCCATCAACTTCAATTGCG AGCAAGCAGTCTATAATCGGCCAAAGGTGGTGGACCGCTCCAAGCACAAGGAGGGCAAAGATGCGTATGAGGCCTACCAGCTCGCCCAGAGACTGCAGAGTATG CGGACCAGGAAGCGCCGCGTGCGGGACATATGGGGGAACTGGCGTGACTCTAAAGATTTGGAGGGACAGACGTATGAG CATCTCAGTGCTGAGGAAGTGGCTCTGCGGAGAGAAGAGCTGAAGAAGCAGCCCAAACCCTGCAAGATCTCCAGATTAAGGGG GTCTATTGACCCCTTCCAGCTGATTCCCTGCAGGTCTTTTGGGGAGGATGTACAG GAACCATTCCAGGTTATTGTGTGTGCAGAGACTCTTCTCATAATGGACATG CATGCCCACGTGTCGCGGGGGGAAGTCATCGGCCTGCTAGGCGGAACTTtcagtgaggaagagagagtaTTAAAG ATCTGTGCAGCAGAGCCATGCAACAGTGTGAGTACAGGTTTGCAGTGCGAGATGGACCCGGTGTCTCAGACACAGGCCTGTGACGTGCTGTCGTTGCTGGGCTTCAGTGTGGTGGGCTGGTACCACTCGCATCCCACCTTCCACCCCAACCCTTCAGTACGGGACATCAACACACAGGACCAGTTCCAG AGTTATTTCTCACGTGGCGGAGCCCCCTTCATCGGGATGATAGTGAGTCCATATGACCCAGCCAACCCCTCCCCCCACTCCCAAACTACCTGCTTGTTGGTGAAAGAGAGCCAGGAGCCTTCAGGCCCACAGA AGCTGCCCTACCGGTTTGACTTCCTGTCATCACAAGACATTCCAGACTGGGAGCAGATGTTGAGGAGAGCTCAGTGGATCATCCACAAATACAGCCAAACACCCGG GAGTGTGCAGATGGAGAGATTGTTCCGGAAAGACTCCCATCTCACCTATCTGGAGAAG ATGCTGTCATCTCTGGCCAGGTACCTGGAGCCCCTGCCAGATGAGGAGGGAGACCCCTTCCTCACCCAGATCCAGGCGCTTTTCCAGTCAGACTTTATTGCCAAGCAGGAAGAGGGGGACTCTTTTATCTTGTCCAGACCAGAAGTCTCAGATGATTTTGCTTTTGATCAGCTGATCAGCGAGGACAGGCCccaggagggaggaagagactCTGATCCGGATTCTGGCAGAGCTTCAGATAGTAGTGCACAGCCCACGGACACaaactcagacacacacagcagcacagttTTACATCTGGGCTCTGTGTTGTCGACTGAACATGACTATTTACTGTAA
- the LOC116694931 gene encoding histone H2A deubiquitinase MYSM1 isoform X1, which yields MEDEVDVDIEGDEFESSTSELNGGCLGQEQFIQSAWKSSAGILPWELDSSISPENREVIERMLLEEQYYLTGEGIPNNIWESDATNEPKVKKSPAKTSASASGSSSRWSKQEKELFEEGLAQFGRRWTKIAKLVGSRSVMQVKSYARQYFKHKAKSEPRAAAPSAGPALHLQPPQPTSSRASSLTNTVRIEKLSDDENEEVDITDDLSDDGDGDAEPQAVLKAEFCEPEQLAGTEIQADTEEQNEAGLTETRDQPSHTSLFPQSPQSSSPLPSLEKTSVTGLDEKSNKRASKDFQAWAQTDSEQMTDENGGQSSQFDSSAQTGPQEEACSNGSDTADNTEQSAADRPEEDQEEEEEEEEEEEQEEEEEEELKPPEQEIEMDMETTTEDEKQAIPEFFEGRPSKTPERYLRIRNYILDQWMKSKPKYLNKTSVRPGLKNCGDVNCIGRIHTYLELIGAINFNCEQAVYNRPKVVDRSKHKEGKDAYEAYQLAQRLQSMRTRKRRVRDIWGNWRDSKDLEGQTYEHLSAEEVALRREELKKQPKPCKISRLRGSIDPFQLIPCRSFGEDVQEPFQVIVCAETLLIMDMHAHVSRGEVIGLLGGTFSEEERVLKICAAEPCNSVSTGLQCEMDPVSQTQACDVLSLLGFSVVGWYHSHPTFHPNPSVRDINTQDQFQSYFSRGGAPFIGMIVSPYDPANPSPHSQTTCLLVKESQEPSGPQKLPYRFDFLSSQDIPDWEQMLRRAQWIIHKYSQTPGSVQMERLFRKDSHLTYLEKMLSSLARYLEPLPDEEGDPFLTQIQALFQSDFIAKQEEGDSFILSRPEVSDDFAFDQLISEDRPQEGGRDSDPDSGRASDSSAQPTDTNSDTHSSTVLHLGSVLSTEHDYLL from the exons ATGGAGGACGAGGTGGATGTTGACATCGAAGGAGACGAGTTTGAAAGCAGTACTAG TGAGCTGAATGGAGGATGTTTAGGCCAGGAGCAGTTCATACAGTCCGCGTGGAAAAGCAGCGCAGGCATACTG CCATGGGAGCTGGACAGCTCCATCAGCCCAGAGAACAGGGAGGTGATCGAGAGGATGCTGCTGGAGGAACA ATACTACCTGACAGGTGAGGGGATTCCTAACAATATTTGGGAAAGTGATGCGACCAACGAGCCCAAAGTGAAGAA GTCTCCAGCCAAGACGTCTGCCTCTGCCTCAGGCTCCTCTTCTCGTTGGTCCAAACAGGAGAAAGAACTGTTTGAGGAAGGACTG gCTCAGTTTGGCCGAAGGTGGACTAAGATTGCCAAGTTGGTGGGTAGCCGTTCCGTTATGCAGGTCAAGAGCTATGCCAGGCAGTATTTTAAACATAAG gctaAATCAGAACCCAGAGCTGCAGCTCCCTCTGCAGGACCTGCGCTGCACTTACAACCCCCTCAGCCCACCTCCAGTCGTGCATCCTCTCTGACAAACACTGTCCGCATAGAGAAGCTTTCTGATGACGAGAATGAGGAGGTAGACATCACTGATGACCTGAGCGATGACGGAGACGGCGATGCTGAGCCGCAGGCTGTTCTCAAGGCTGAGTTCTGCGAGCCCGAGCAGCTAGCAGGCACGGAGATCCAGGCAGACACAGAGGAGCAGAACGAGGCAGGTCTGACAGAGACAAGGGACCAGCCCAGCCACACCTCGCTGTTTCCACAAAGTCCCCAATCCTCATCTCCCCTACCTTCTTTAGAGAAGACCAGTGTGACTGGGCTGGACGAGAAAAGCAACAAGAGAGCATCAAAAGACTTTCAAGCATGGGCTCAGACGGACTCGGAGCAAATGACAGATGAAAATGGAGGCCAGAGCTCCCAGTTTGATAGCTCAGCACAGACTGGTCCACAGGAAGAGGCCTGTAGCAATGGCTCAG ATACTGCTGATAACACTGAGCAGAGTGCAGCTGATAGACCAGAAGAAGaccaagaggaggaggaggaggaggaggaggaggaagagcaggaagaagaagaggaggaggagcttaAGCCCCCTGAACAGGAAATAGAGATGGACATGGAGACCACCACTGAGGATGAGAAACAAGCTATCCCAGAGTTCTTTGAGGGACGACCATCCAAGACTCCTGAAAGATACCTTAGGATCCGAAACTACATCCTGGACCAATG GATGAAGAGCAAGCCCAAGTACCTCAACAAGACGTCAGTCCGCCCTGGACTGAAGAACTGCGGGGACGTCAACTGCATTGGGAGGATTCACACCTACCTGGAGCTTATTGGAGCCATCAACTTCAATTGCG AGCAAGCAGTCTATAATCGGCCAAAGGTGGTGGACCGCTCCAAGCACAAGGAGGGCAAAGATGCGTATGAGGCCTACCAGCTCGCCCAGAGACTGCAGAGTATG CGGACCAGGAAGCGCCGCGTGCGGGACATATGGGGGAACTGGCGTGACTCTAAAGATTTGGAGGGACAGACGTATGAG CATCTCAGTGCTGAGGAAGTGGCTCTGCGGAGAGAAGAGCTGAAGAAGCAGCCCAAACCCTGCAAGATCTCCAGATTAAGGGG GTCTATTGACCCCTTCCAGCTGATTCCCTGCAGGTCTTTTGGGGAGGATGTACAG GAACCATTCCAGGTTATTGTGTGTGCAGAGACTCTTCTCATAATGGACATG CATGCCCACGTGTCGCGGGGGGAAGTCATCGGCCTGCTAGGCGGAACTTtcagtgaggaagagagagtaTTAAAG ATCTGTGCAGCAGAGCCATGCAACAGTGTGAGTACAGGTTTGCAGTGCGAGATGGACCCGGTGTCTCAGACACAGGCCTGTGACGTGCTGTCGTTGCTGGGCTTCAGTGTGGTGGGCTGGTACCACTCGCATCCCACCTTCCACCCCAACCCTTCAGTACGGGACATCAACACACAGGACCAGTTCCAG AGTTATTTCTCACGTGGCGGAGCCCCCTTCATCGGGATGATAGTGAGTCCATATGACCCAGCCAACCCCTCCCCCCACTCCCAAACTACCTGCTTGTTGGTGAAAGAGAGCCAGGAGCCTTCAGGCCCACAGA AGCTGCCCTACCGGTTTGACTTCCTGTCATCACAAGACATTCCAGACTGGGAGCAGATGTTGAGGAGAGCTCAGTGGATCATCCACAAATACAGCCAAACACCCGG GAGTGTGCAGATGGAGAGATTGTTCCGGAAAGACTCCCATCTCACCTATCTGGAGAAG ATGCTGTCATCTCTGGCCAGGTACCTGGAGCCCCTGCCAGATGAGGAGGGAGACCCCTTCCTCACCCAGATCCAGGCGCTTTTCCAGTCAGACTTTATTGCCAAGCAGGAAGAGGGGGACTCTTTTATCTTGTCCAGACCAGAAGTCTCAGATGATTTTGCTTTTGATCAGCTGATCAGCGAGGACAGGCCccaggagggaggaagagactCTGATCCGGATTCTGGCAGAGCTTCAGATAGTAGTGCACAGCCCACGGACACaaactcagacacacacagcagcacagttTTACATCTGGGCTCTGTGTTGTCGACTGAACATGACTATTTACTGTAA